From the genome of Methanobrevibacter smithii ATCC 35061, one region includes:
- a CDS encoding phage tail protein, with translation MSNNIVKLIIELENRVKAQLKEIQAQMEQVQKAAQQAQNAMRQFDSSSMDKAKNSANQLDKELTEVTNRTNSTKTALNSINPNTINQLSNSAKLLTTSMDTSMNSAYRLNTSINTINSGNLLTASSSATRLSSSMNSSNNSTRLLSSSLKQASSSALSLSSGINSITGYTLTATSSSAAQLDMALDRARTSAHSTDAALDSIDGSGFSRTTASAELLKAILLVLIGILQQVNSLLNFHTTGLDNVTRDAREAQLALEGLRTSSQKTGTGFGGLENGAKTAGGGLGFLRTAASMTVGMIGFDLVNSMVQGARESINAAASFERFGQRLGMTEGELQQFHGAVDKMQDSFRKVDMNAVGAAALEMGVKLKLPKASMDELTKTTAVMSSAFVKEGRTQEDAILAVSDAMDGQFRRLQEIGISQDMLMKNGWDGDINNKTGLLQAMNKTLSDMGFEQSAQEIVTLDDAWAALTVTGSKLIQSILVPITPIIITVVEMITWMVEALQSAWSSMPDWAKAAVTIGVLSTALVGLGIVILGSVIPAIAASATSFVTYIAGALGVEIANMGLAASFLAVAGAILSNPLTWVVVALVAIAVAIYEVGKAFGWWKDVGTMLEAIKNNIGRLWDAFINHPDVKATIKAIQDAWSDLNESLKPVVDWLKGIWDEIFPESAKGKVDGTRAVIDAIGAVFESFKVRVQLAIDILTIIWDVFNGIASFLLSVFGPAWQLVLDIVTPLFNLFMQLATIFSQLITGQISLQQAIAWAWAAIQSTISTILSNVINRVVSWAQSMWNNAVNTGRNFLTGVVQFIRQLPDKIKMYLLAVAVRVITAGAQWVSNAKTKASQVVSGVMSWIKQLPQKVYQEFLNIGSRILSAGSQLVENAKQIGKKIVDGMLSAMGIHSPGIIQEKVVLEFFNMLQRVKDKGKSAYEAGKNVGKNIVNGFNTADVENALNNISTTITTPVTTNTEVETDSANVDLSNNNSGTEETGDQYNGLVEEVSLASESITASNNMIGTSFSTLTAGIALNAGAIQMRVAGVVTSFQTTRNGVTTALTSMSNSNTQAWNNIKSTTTQNLNQVRNSTIDVTNKMTNAWGVMKDNIVSAAGSIQTQSYNKFSSLHRSIASFYNQLANAHFSSGLPAGPATNSTRGLIGGRTLPGGSINFGKSTKGTIASYAAGGLGQGKGRVIDTNSKVKHPQNNKSKSWLNLLDYNLPTSVINDLARVNGCVNPNTCFAGIPDTNVNKIMNTAYKWRIADPWFLGIQIPSDYHVEDFRDGKQPQLNPGNFENLLRKILTARGFQNPGTYEFYYNSRYSNQQVWDQVRCNCFDGAEMIIEIASMLGLSGHMIHGSWNGIGHVAAMVNGQIYDMTQFQKRGGIFRGGSGVSFGSASPGGSSKDVFGIITDGIYNIIDLMKTNQNAYFQNIEHNRNNTTADNLVSYTSDDVHLTIDHNLNVTVEGEDIDEKSIITTLKEVITDSKLIDRIAEALIKRDNRIKRMRG, from the coding sequence AGCTCAATTAAAAGAGATACAAGCACAAATGGAGCAAGTTCAAAAAGCAGCACAACAAGCTCAAAATGCAATGCGACAATTTGATTCCTCAAGTATGGATAAAGCCAAAAACTCTGCTAATCAGTTAGATAAAGAATTAACTGAAGTTACAAATCGCACTAATTCTACAAAAACAGCATTAAATTCAATCAATCCCAATACAATTAATCAATTATCTAATTCTGCAAAACTATTAACCACTTCAATGGATACATCGATGAATAGTGCATATAGACTTAACACTTCAATCAACACAATTAATTCAGGTAATTTACTCACAGCATCATCTAGTGCTACAAGATTATCTTCCTCGATGAATAGTTCAAATAATAGTACCAGATTATTATCTTCAAGTTTAAAACAAGCTTCATCCAGTGCACTTAGTTTAAGCAGTGGAATAAATAGTATAACTGGATACACATTAACAGCAACTTCATCAAGTGCAGCACAATTAGACATGGCATTAGATCGAGCTAGAACAAGTGCACATTCAACAGATGCAGCCTTAGATTCAATTGATGGTTCGGGATTCAGTAGAACAACAGCATCAGCAGAACTACTAAAAGCAATATTATTAGTTTTAATTGGTATACTTCAACAAGTAAATTCATTGCTAAACTTCCATACTACTGGTTTAGATAATGTTACAAGAGATGCAAGAGAAGCACAATTAGCTTTAGAAGGTTTAAGAACAAGTTCACAAAAAACAGGAACTGGTTTCGGAGGACTTGAAAACGGAGCTAAAACTGCAGGTGGAGGTCTTGGATTTCTTAGAACAGCAGCAAGTATGACTGTAGGAATGATTGGTTTTGACCTTGTAAACAGTATGGTTCAAGGAGCAAGAGAATCAATAAATGCAGCTGCAAGTTTTGAAAGATTCGGTCAAAGATTAGGAATGACTGAAGGAGAACTACAACAATTCCATGGGGCTGTTGACAAAATGCAAGATAGCTTCAGAAAAGTAGATATGAATGCAGTAGGTGCAGCCGCATTAGAAATGGGAGTGAAATTAAAACTTCCTAAAGCTTCAATGGATGAACTTACTAAAACAACTGCAGTAATGAGTTCAGCTTTCGTAAAAGAAGGAAGAACACAAGAAGATGCAATACTTGCAGTATCAGATGCAATGGATGGCCAATTCAGAAGACTGCAGGAAATAGGCATATCTCAAGACATGCTCATGAAAAATGGATGGGATGGAGATATAAATAATAAAACTGGATTACTCCAAGCAATGAACAAAACACTTAGCGATATGGGTTTTGAACAGTCCGCACAAGAAATTGTAACATTAGATGATGCTTGGGCAGCATTAACAGTAACTGGAAGCAAATTAATACAATCTATCCTTGTCCCAATAACTCCCATAATTATAACAGTTGTTGAAATGATTACTTGGATGGTTGAAGCATTACAATCAGCATGGTCAAGCATGCCCGATTGGGCTAAAGCAGCAGTAACTATTGGTGTACTTTCAACAGCTTTAGTTGGGTTGGGTATTGTAATTCTTGGTTCAGTAATTCCCGCAATAGCTGCTAGTGCGACTAGTTTTGTAACTTATATTGCTGGAGCATTAGGTGTTGAAATAGCAAATATGGGTTTGGCGGCTAGTTTTTTAGCAGTTGCAGGAGCAATTTTATCAAATCCATTAACATGGGTTGTTGTGGCATTAGTTGCAATAGCAGTAGCAATATATGAAGTAGGTAAAGCTTTTGGTTGGTGGAAAGATGTAGGAACCATGCTCGAAGCCATAAAGAATAATATTGGTAGATTATGGGATGCATTCATAAATCATCCTGATGTAAAAGCAACTATCAAAGCAATTCAAGATGCATGGTCTGATTTGAATGAATCTCTCAAACCAGTTGTAGATTGGTTGAAAGGAATATGGGATGAAATATTCCCAGAAAGTGCAAAAGGTAAAGTTGATGGAACAAGAGCAGTTATCGATGCAATAGGAGCAGTATTTGAAAGTTTCAAAGTTAGAGTTCAACTTGCAATAGACATACTCACCATAATATGGGATGTTTTCAATGGAATTGCATCATTCTTATTAAGTGTATTTGGTCCAGCATGGCAACTTGTACTTGATATTGTAACTCCATTATTCAATTTATTCATGCAACTGGCAACAATTTTTAGCCAGTTAATTACTGGTCAAATAAGTCTTCAACAAGCAATTGCTTGGGCTTGGGCAGCTATTCAATCAACAATCAGCACAATATTATCAAATGTGATTAATCGTGTTGTTAGTTGGGCTCAGTCAATGTGGAATAATGCAGTTAATACTGGTAGAAACTTCCTTACAGGAGTAGTTCAATTTATCCGACAATTGCCAGATAAAATAAAAATGTATCTTTTAGCAGTTGCTGTAAGAGTAATAACTGCAGGAGCACAATGGGTAAGTAATGCTAAAACAAAAGCATCACAAGTAGTATCTGGAGTAATGTCCTGGATAAAGCAATTACCTCAAAAAGTATACCAGGAATTCCTAAACATAGGCTCAAGAATACTATCTGCAGGTTCACAATTAGTTGAAAATGCAAAGCAAATCGGTAAAAAAATTGTAGACGGAATGCTTTCCGCAATGGGAATACATTCACCAGGAATAATCCAAGAAAAAGTAGTACTAGAATTCTTTAACATGCTACAAAGAGTTAAAGACAAAGGAAAATCAGCATATGAAGCAGGTAAAAATGTTGGAAAAAACATTGTAAATGGATTCAATACTGCTGATGTTGAAAATGCATTAAATAATATTTCAACAACTATCACAACTCCAGTAACAACAAACACTGAAGTTGAAACAGATAGTGCAAATGTTGATTTAAGCAATAATAATTCAGGTACAGAAGAAACTGGAGACCAATATAATGGTCTTGTTGAAGAAGTATCATTAGCTAGTGAAAGCATCACTGCAAGCAACAATATGATCGGAACAAGCTTTTCAACATTAACTGCAGGAATAGCATTAAATGCAGGAGCTATTCAAATGAGAGTTGCAGGAGTAGTAACAAGCTTCCAAACAACACGTAATGGAGTAACCACTGCATTAACAAGCATGAGTAATTCAAATACTCAAGCATGGAACAATATTAAATCAACAACAACCCAGAACTTAAATCAAGTACGTAACTCCACAATAGATGTAACAAATAAAATGACTAATGCATGGGGAGTAATGAAAGACAATATTGTTTCAGCTGCAGGAAGCATACAAACACAATCATACAATAAATTCAGCAGCCTTCATAGAAGTATTGCAAGTTTCTATAATCAATTAGCCAATGCACATTTCAGTAGTGGACTGCCTGCAGGCCCAGCAACTAATTCAACAAGAGGATTAATTGGAGGCAGAACATTACCTGGTGGAAGCATTAACTTTGGAAAATCCACAAAAGGCACAATAGCAAGTTATGCTGCTGGAGGATTAGGACAAGGAAAAGGCAGAGTAATTGACACTAATTCTAAAGTAAAACATCCTCAAAACAATAAAAGCAAATCATGGTTAAATCTTTTAGATTATAATTTACCAACAAGCGTAATTAATGATTTGGCAAGAGTTAATGGTTGTGTTAATCCAAATACTTGTTTTGCAGGAATTCCTGATACTAATGTGAATAAAATAATGAATACTGCATACAAATGGAGGATAGCAGACCCATGGTTCCTTGGAATTCAAATACCTTCAGATTATCATGTGGAAGATTTCCGTGATGGAAAACAACCGCAATTAAATCCTGGAAACTTTGAAAATCTTCTAAGAAAAATCTTAACTGCAAGAGGATTCCAAAACCCTGGAACTTATGAATTTTATTATAATTCAAGATATAGTAATCAGCAAGTTTGGGATCAAGTAAGATGCAACTGTTTTGATGGTGCAGAAATGATAATTGAAATAGCATCTATGTTGGGATTATCAGGACACATGATTCATGGATCATGGAATGGAATAGGCCATGTAGCAGCTATGGTTAATGGTCAAATATATGATATGACACAATTCCAAAAACGTGGAGGAATATTCCGCGGAGGTTCTGGAGTTAGTTTTGGTTCAGCAAGTCCTGGAGGAAGTTCTAAAGATGTATTCGGAATCATTACAGATGGAATATATAATATTATTGATTTAATGAAAACAAATCAAAATGCATACTTCCAGAATATTGAACATAATAGGAATAATACTACTGCTGATAATTTAGTGTCTTATACATCTGATGATGTGCATTTAACAATAGATCATAATCTTAATGTTACTGTTGAAGGAGAAGATATTGATGAAAAATCAATAATCACAACTTTAAAAGAAGTGATAACTGATTCCAAATTAATTGACCGCATTGCTGAAGCTTTAATTAAAAGAGACAATCGTATTAAAAGAATGAGAGGTTAA